AGATCCGTTTCGAGCTGGGCCAGGCCTACAACCGCTGGCGTATTGCGCAGGGCCGACCCGCCGTGAAGTTCGACTGGCGCAGCCCCGGCGGCACGAGCGACATCCGCAAGAGCATCCTGAGCCAGTACCAGGCCATGATCGACCGCGGGGCCGACCTCGACGAAGGCATCGGCGCCGACCTGTTCTTCGGCGGTGGCGAGTACGACCACGGCAAGATCGCCGGCGGTATCGACGCGACCAACGAAGAAGGCGTCGAAACGACGTACCGCATCATCGACGACCCGCTGATCGACGCCGCACTCTTCGACGCCGCGTTCCCCGAGCCGCGCATCGGCGGCGAACGGCTCTACCGACGCTACACGTTTGTTGAAGACGGCCAGGACGTCGAAGTCCTCGGCTGGACCGGCGTCACGCTCTCGAGCTTCGGCATCGTCTACAACCGCGACGTCCTCAACAGCATCGGCGCCGAGGAACCCACCACCTGGTCCGACCTCGCGACGCCCGAGTACCTCGGCTGGGTCGCGCTGGCCGACCCCGGGCACAGCGGGTCGATCGCGTCGACCTTCAACACGCTCGTGAAACGCCAGGGCTGGACCCAGGGCTGGGCGACGCTCCGCCGGACGTTTGCCAACGCGCGTTACTTCACGACGAGCTCGAGCACGGTGCCCAACGATGTCGCGCGGCGACGCCGCGGCCGGGATGTGCATCGACTTCTATGCACGCTACCAGGCCGGCATCATCGGCGGCGAGCGCATGGGCTACGCCGACCCGATCGAGGACGGCAAGAGCACCACCGCGACGACCGCCGACCCGATCACCCTGCTGCGCGGCGCGCCTGAGCCCGAGCTTTCACGCGAGTTCATCGCCTGGCTGCTGGGCCCCGATGCGCAGGGTATCTGGCAACGCGCGATCGAGCCGGCACAAG
The sequence above is a segment of the Phycisphaeraceae bacterium D3-23 genome. Coding sequences within it:
- a CDS encoding ABC transporter substrate-binding protein, translated to MRDHLPKIIIVLLMVVIVGLPVLLRPGKGEGASLASSTEPDAPRLVIFTPHNEQIRFELGQAYNRWRIAQGRPAVKFDWRSPGGTSDIRKSILSQYQAMIDRGADLDEGIGADLFFGGGEYDHGKIAGGIDATNEEGVETTYRIIDDPLIDAALFDAAFPEPRIGGERLYRRYTFVEDGQDVEVLGWTGVTLSSFGIVYNRDVLNSIGAEEPTTWSDLATPEYLGWVALADPGHSGSIASTFNTLVKRQGWTQGWATLRRTFANARYFTTSSSTVPNDVARRRRGRDVHRLLCTLPGRHHRRRAHGLRRPDRGRQEHHRDDRRPDHPAARRA